One window of Lytechinus variegatus isolate NC3 chromosome 2, Lvar_3.0, whole genome shotgun sequence genomic DNA carries:
- the LOC121408561 gene encoding protein rolling stone-like gives MSEETGNYVVDERRGRQCCMCKVADFKLTCNKLSDVSCCQDGMPFFIYCFYRFVVGGYFFGFLIFFIYFSSQGVFGVKFLIYLTDWTYMLTTFYFCTATINVLLNFVLDNRGVGGSNDKFHRIRHQLQWLLFNIAITSCLIVTLVYWPILRPMIPDPEKPPLYLDMSIHLFTSIFCLLDLFITKVTIQYLHVLYPALYLFTYGIFAIIYWAAGGTDPYGNPYIYPIIDFENAPGIAVATIFGIVIAVLLVHGLVKLLYYLRVRYVDRRHETSSEDERAPLNPQEQRSYAVL, from the exons ATGAGTGAAGAAACTGGAAACTATGTTGTCGATGAACGACGTGGTAGACAATGTTGCATGTGCAAGGTGGCGGACTTCAAGTTGACTTGCAACAAACTAAGTGATGTCAGTTGCTGCCAG GATGGTATGCCGTTTTTCATCTATTGCTTCTACCGCTTTGTCGTCGGTGGCTATTTCTTTGGGTTTCTCATCTTCTTCATATATTTTTCCAGCCAAGGAGTCTTTGGTGTCAAATTCCTTATCTATCTGACCGATTGGACGTACATGCTTACCACATTCTATTTCTGCACAGCTACCATTAACGTTCTCCTCAACTTTGTATTGGATAACAGAGGAGTAGGTGGTTCTAATGACAAGT ttcacagAATCCGTCATCAGCTGCAGTGGCTCCTCTTCAACATTGCAATAACGTCCTGTCTGATTGTAACTCTTGTGTACTGGCCTATCCTCCGGCCGATGATACCAGATCCTGAGAAACCACCTCTCTACCTAGACATGAGCATCCACCTCTTTACAAGCATCTTTTGTCTCCTTGACCTCTTCATCACAAAGGTCACCATCCAATACCTCCATGTCCTCTATCCCGCCCTCTACCTTTTCACCTATGGCATCTTCGCTATCATCTACTGGGCTGCAGGTGGGACGGACCCCTATGGGAACCCATACATATACCCCATCATCGACTTTGAGAATGCACCGGGAATCGCTGTGGCAACTATTTTTGGCATTGTTATAGCAGTGTTGCTTGTGCATGGGTTGGTGAAGCTGCTGTATTACTTGCGGGTGAGGTATGTCGACAGACGCCATGAGACCTCTTCGGAAGATGAACGCGCACCGCTGAATCCCCAAGAGCAGAGATCATATGCGGTGCTTTAG